The Cloeon dipterum chromosome 3, ieCloDipt1.1, whole genome shotgun sequence genome includes a region encoding these proteins:
- the LOC135940584 gene encoding uncharacterized protein LOC135940584: MNFKRKPPDFGLIGQKSTENLQPPPKASMLAFYMTLIAVAIVAFALLSSYPNNDFALGVFSKFAASDDPQASSCADILYMENILTLPDVGEILTSRNQSRAAHFLFETSHTGIVSGRQACVVESAARNNPESDVYLIIEQPPRELSLKTNEQLIMVTRRYPNIQVLSLSSETTESEFLKFVNENGGTYLDWDVLITSDLGSLGPNFVCLKSSGSVSDRLFRLSKSHPLIKGAEGNLETRLKDYCELQVINKRRVKTCRDVSIYPAQFFYPIKAAGERDTGEILFGVNAFENSSRAIIQVGSNSFISEVAKTHCPRAYWGAYSTF, encoded by the coding sequence ATGAACTTCAAACGGAAACCTCCGGACTTTGGACTGATTGGACAGAAATCGACAGAAAATCTACAACCTCCTCCAAAGGCGTCAATGCTCGCGTTCTACATGACATTAATTGCAGTCGCAATCGTCGCTTTTGCTCTTCTTTCTTCCTATCCAAACAATGACTTCGCTCTTGGCgtgttttccaaatttgcagCGAGTGATGATCCGCAGGCCTCCTCGTGCGCCGATATCTTGtacatggaaaatattttaaccctGCCTGACGTTGGCGAGATATTGACTTCCAGAAACCAAAGCCGCGCGGCGCACTTTCTATTTGAAACTTCGCACACCGGAATTGTATCCGGAAGGCAAGCGTGTGTCGTCGAGTCTGCGGCGAGAAACAATCCTGAATCTGATGTGTACCTCATCATCGAGCAGCCTCCGAGGGAACTGAGTTTGAAGACAAACGAGCAGCTGATAATGGTCACCAGACGTTATCCAAACATTCAAGTGCTCTCATTGAGTTCTGAAACGACCGAAAGTGAATTTTTGAAGTTTGTTAATGAAAATGGAGGCACGTATTTAGACTGGGATGTTTTAATAACAAGCGATCTCGGCAGCCTCGGTCCAAATTTTGTCTGCCTCAAATCATCAGGATCCGTTTCCGATCGGCTCTTCCGCCTCTCTAAAAGCCATCCCTTGATTAAAGGTGCCGAGGGCAATCTGGAGACACGACTCAAAGACTATTGCGAGTTGCAAGTAATTAATAAGAGGCGGGTGAAAACGTGCAGAGACGTTTCGATTTATCCAGCGCAGTTTTTCTATCCAATCAAAGCAGCTGGGGAAAGAGACACGGGAGAGATTTTATTTGGAGTTAATGCTTTTGAAAATAGTAGTAGAGCGATAATTCAAGTCGGATCGAATAGTTTTATAAGTGAAGTTGCAAAAACTCACTGCCCGAGAGCTTATTGGGGCGCTTATAGTACATTTTAA
- the LOC135940947 gene encoding lactosylceramide 4-alpha-galactosyltransferase-like encodes MEKDASRPKIFITILLFVSFHLIFFSYHLSSSLPLWLSSRTKYFCEDTVTASKMIHLEDAIEVLDKRDQSRRAYYMIDSSRQGVVYGRQACAVESLAKNNPDADVYLLVLYPPRDLRVQTNEQLDMVKRRYPNIQMLSVKMEKLIEGSILEEWYARGELNKSSYPVEHTSDLIRVLVVQRYGGTYLDLDFIVLRSLADLSENFVSYQMSSDVNNAMFGFSKNHLITRMILQRARDKYEPWAFATIGPLSLIHALEIYCGCNVTEMVKNDTCNDLRVYPSGYFYPVAYTVWWVLFENSTSERLASFNESYAIHFSNFMSKNEIVRVGSDQVYSVLAKQHCPRAYWSSYDVF; translated from the coding sequence ATGGAAAAGGACGCCAGCAGGCCGAAAATATTCATAACCATCCTGTTGTTCGTCTCGTTccatttgattttcttctcgTACCATTTAAGCAGCAGTCTGCCTCTATGGCTGTCGAGCAGGACGAAATACTTCTGCGAGGACACGGTGACGGCTTCCAAGATGATCCACCTTGAGGACGCGATCGAGGTTTTGGACAAGAGAGATCAAAGCCGGCGTGCTTACTACATGATCGACTCGTCCAGACAAGGTGTCGTTTACGGTCGACAAGCGTGTGCCGTCGAGTCGTTGGCCAAAAACAACCCTGACGCTGACGTCTACCTTTTGGTCCTTTACCCTCCAAGAGACCTGCGTGTCCAAACAAACGAGCAGCTGGACATGGTGAAGCGTCGCTAtccaaatattcaaatgctaTCGGTGAAGATGGAAAAGTTAATCGAGGGCTCCATCCTGGAGGAATGGTACGCGAGGGGCGAACTGAATAAAAGTTCGTACCCCGTTGAGCATACTAGTGACCTGATCAGGGTCCTGGTCGTGCAGAGGTACGGCGGCACGTACTTGGACCTCGACTTCATCGTCCTGAGGAGCCTAGCAGACCTGAGTGAAAACTTCGTCAGCTATCAGATGTCGTCCGACGTGAACAACGCAATGTTTGGCTTTTCCAAAAATCACCTCATCACGCGCATGATTCTGCAAAGGGCCAGGGACAAATACGAGCCCTGGGCTTTTGCCACCATCGGTCCATTGAGTCTAATTCATGCACTCGAAATCTACTGCGGCTGCAATGTGACGGAAATGGTCAAAAACGACACTTGCAACGATTTGAGAGTGTATCCATCTGGTTATTTTTATCCCGTCGCATACACGGTGTGGTGGGTCCTCTTTGAGAACAGCACGAGCGAAAGGCTTGCCTCTTTTAACGAATCGTACGCGATCCACTTTAGTAATTTCatgagtaaaaatgaaattgtacGCGTCGGATCGGACCAAGTGTACAGCGTCCTCGCAAAACAGCACTGCCCCAGAGCGTATTGGAGTTCATATGATGTGTTTTAA
- the GlcAT-S gene encoding galactosylgalactosylxylosylprotein 3-beta-glucuronosyltransferase S has translation MRRLQNVCLTVAVTALVVSYAAWSSLTATTTLGTSSSASRQPIGDLREHSTVCHASLQDQRTFLPSNNDSSLPTIFFITPTYPRREQFAELTRLGQTLMHVPSLHWIVADDNPACNPFLTEIFQKFGLPFTHISSPMPSNYRKRYFVPRGVSNRRAALKWIKANAASGVFYFGDDDNTFDLTLFSEIRDTKIVSMFPVGLIGEFGVSAPIIEDGKVVGFFDSWPADRKFPVDMAGFAVSVEYLLQHPNATMPYKAGHEEDQFLKSLDLKMSDIEPKANNCTKVLVWHTQTVKKPKHNLKVPESIFSNLRTLLEKLVSLGVVQMGAEVSGKEVYMVVDGHKNEVTKRQVLGLS, from the exons ATGCGGCGCCTGCAGAACGTGTGCCTGACGGTGGCGGTGACCGCCCTGGTCGTCTCGTACGCCGCCTGGAGTTCGCTGACCGCCACCACCACCCTCGGCACCAGCTCTTCCGCCTCCAGGCAGCCCATCGGCGACCTCCGAGAGCACTCCACCGTGTGTCACGCCTCTCTGCAG GATCAGAGGACTTTCTTGCCGAGCAACAATGACTCGTCGTTGCCTACCATTTTCTTCATCACGCCGACCTATCCTCGCAGGGAGCAATTTGCAGAGCTCACCAGACTCGGCCAAACGCTGATGCACGTGCCCAGCTTGCACTGGATCGTGGCCGACGACAACCCAGCGTGCAACCCCTTTCTCACAGAAATCTTCCAAAAATTCG GGTTGCCGTTCACGCACATTTCCAGCCCGATGCCAAGCAACTATCGAAAGAGGTATTTTGTGCCTCGAGGAGTGTCAAACCGCAGAGCCGCCCTAAAGTGGATCAAGGCAAACGCTGCCAGCGGCGTCTTCTACTTCGGCGACGACGACAACACGTTCGACCTGACGCTCTTTTCCGAGATTCGCGACACCAAGATCGTGTCCATGTTCCCAGTGGGTCTGATCGGAGAATTCGGCGTCAGCGCTCCCATCATTGAAGAT GGAAAGGTCGTGGGGTTCTTCGACTCTTGGCCGGCAGACAGAAAGTTTCCGGTGGACATGGCGGGCTTTGCTGTTTCCGTGGAATACCTTCTGCAACACCCAAATGCAACTATGCCGTACAAAGCGGGACATGAGGAGGACCAGTTTCTCAAGAGTTTAGACTTGAAAATGAGTGATATTGAGCCAAAGGCTAACAACTGCACAAAG GTACTTGTATGGCACACGCAAACTGTGAAGAAGCCGAAACACAATTTGAAGGTTCCTGAGAGCATCTTCTCAAATCTGCGCACCTTGCTGGAAAAGCTAGTTTCGTTAGGGGTCGTCCAAATGGGGGCTGAGGTGTCGGGCAAGGAGGTCTACATGGTGGTCGACGGACACAAGAATGAGGTCACCAAACGACAAGTCCTTGGTCTTTCCTAG
- the eIF2D gene encoding eukaryotic translation initiation factor 2D, with product MFQKPFKIKSNSALKGSDRKKLKCDIQKNFPQLTETELQNLLPNKANISTVKVLTHSSAYANVFCVQSDGDAAPVPIFFEVEKVHYPTVYLLWKHPKLVYHFTVWDPVIDFLRKGADLMLAGVVGHKESDFGGDLKTGQPVAVNTNSNRASVAVGKAARSSQDMKAFPTQGKGVLILHVEGDHLWFGTGARPNIPDLGLPGVALDEESEEENASSAEVEDAEESAEVQEEGTGEEVKNEVETGLEERLQDTKIAEEEAPLGPDFMDELLRYCFLKSWKTSAKKLALPVLTSNFFRLHMVPACPSRYTLDVKKSSFKKLGAFLKVMTQSGVITIREQTKGVETIVAVNLEHEDLKHFHLREDDYEEPKPEEKKEKESPHIRELYKITAHVAPIFKNYHCKKGDLLSAQNIRQHITEYVKQNNLQDPNNPRFVTLDATMHDALIGAGGGSDTVNITWEEVMQKCLSRMTQTYHLTATGPLTQPKPVKLEPIDIRVNMRSGNKKVTLINNLELFQIDIQDFAKKCQHGVAASTSINEAPGKKSRELLVQGNQVDFIAKLLQEDYKIPVRYLRGLEAAASKKKKNKK from the exons ATGTTCCAGAAGCCGTTCAAGATCAAGTCCAACTCTGCGCTCAAGGGCTCGGATAG gaaaaaactgaaatgcGACATCCAGAAGAATTTCCCGCAACTGACTGAGACTGAGCTGCAGAATTTGCTGCCGAACAAGGCGAATATAAGCACCGTGAAGGTGCTAACGCACAGCAGCGCCTACGCCAACGTCTTCTGCGTCCAGTCGGACGGAGACGCTGCTCCCGTGCCCATTTTCTTCGAGGTGGAGAAGGTGCACTATCCGACAGTGTACCTCCTTTGGAAGCACCCGAAACTCGTGTACCACTTCACTGTGTGGGATCCAGTCATTGATTTCCTTCGAAAAGGCGCCGATCTCATGCTGGCTGGGGTGGTCGGCCATAAG GAGAGTGATTTTGGAGGCGACTTGAAAACAGGACAACCAGTGGCTGTGAATACTAACTCAAACAGAGCGTCAGTGGCTGTTGGCAAAGCTGCGAGAAGCAGTCAGGACATGAAAGCCTTCCCCACTCAAGGAAAGGGCGTGCTCATTTTGCACGTCGAGGGAGACCACCTTTGGTTCGGAACTGGAGCGAGGCCCAACATTCCAGACCTGGGACTGCCAGGGGTCGCCCTGGACGAAGAGAGCGAGGAGGAAAATGCGTCTAGTGCGGAAGTGGAGGATGCTGAGGAATCTGCAGAGGTGCAAGAGGAAGGGACTGGCGAAGAGGTGAAAAATGAGGTAGAGACCGGGCTGGAAGAGAGGCTTCAAGACACAAAG ATTGCAGAGGAAGAAGCTCCATTGGGTCCAGATTTCATGGATGAACTGCTGCGATACTGCTTTCTCAAATCCTGGAAAACAAGTGCCAAGAAGCTGGCCCTTCCTGTGCTGACAAGTAATTTCTTCCGTCTGCACATGGTGCCTGCTTGCCCCTCAAG GTACACGTTAGACGTGAAGAAGTCTTCCTTCAAAAAACTCGGAGCTTTTTTAAAAGTCATGACTCAAAGCGGAGTCATTACGATAAGAGAACAAACGAAGGGAGTTGAAACCATAGTTGCTGTCAATTTGGAGCATGAAGACTTGAAGCATTTTCATCTCAGAGAGGATGATTACGAAGAGCCAAAGCCTgaggaaaagaaggaaaaggaATCGCCGCATATCCGTGAACTGTACAAAATCACCGCCCATGTCGCTCCGATCTTCAAAAACTATCATTGCAA GAAAGGAGACTTGCTTAGTGCGCAGAATATCCGGCAACACATCACAGAATATGTGAAGCAAAATAACCTGCAAGATCCGAACAATCCGAG GTTTGTCACCTTGGACGCCACGATGCACGACGCGCTGATCGGTGCCGGAGGTGGATCAGACACTGTTAATATAACTTGGGAGGAGGTGATGCAGAAGTGTCTCTCAAGGATGACGCAAACCTATCATTTGACCGCAACTGGGCCTTTGACCCAGCCAAAGCCTGTCAAGTTGGAGCCCATCGATATTCGGGTCAACATGAGATCTGGGAATAAAAAG gtTACTTTAATCAACAATTTGGAGCTGTTTCAAATCGACATTcaagattttgccaaaaaatgcCAACACGGGGTGGCGGCGAGTACGAGCATCAACGAAGCGCCTGGAAAGAAAAGCCGAGAGCTGCTTGTCCAAGGAAACCAAGTCGATTTTATTGCAAAGCTCCTTCAAG AGGATTACAAGATTCCTGTGAGATACCTTAGAGGACTGGAGGCAGCTGCCagcaaaaagaagaaaaataagaaataa